A genomic stretch from Shewanella woodyi ATCC 51908 includes:
- the degQ gene encoding Do family serine endopeptidase DegQ, translating into MKTKLSLLSAALLTASLTLTPAISQAAIPMAVNGESIPSLAPMLERTTPAVVAVAVEGTHVSKQKLPDAFRYFFGPNAPQEQVQERPFRGLGSGVIIDANKGYIVTNNHVIDGADEILIGLHDGREVEAKLIGADAESDIALLQIKAKNLVAVKRADSDELKVGDFAVAIGNPFGLGQTVTSGIVSAMGRSGLGIEMLENFIQTDAAINSGNSGGALVNLNGDLIGINTAIVAPGGGNVGIGFAIPANMVNNLVDQIIEHGEVRRGVLGVSGRDLTSELAQAFGLDTQHGGFVDQVMEDSAAEDAGIKAGDIIVSVNGRKIKSFQELRAKVATMGAGAKVKFGLIRDGDSKTVSATLGEASQTTEASAGAVHPMLAGAALENGDDGVEITDIAQNSPAAASGLRKGDVIVGVNRSSIDDLNSLKAKLKEQQGTVALKIQRGHSSLFLVLR; encoded by the coding sequence ATGAAAACGAAATTAAGCTTACTCTCTGCCGCATTACTAACGGCATCCCTAACCTTAACGCCAGCGATAAGCCAAGCCGCTATCCCTATGGCTGTTAATGGCGAGTCAATTCCAAGCCTCGCGCCTATGCTTGAGCGTACAACTCCTGCGGTCGTCGCCGTTGCTGTTGAAGGCACCCATGTATCTAAGCAGAAACTTCCCGATGCTTTTCGCTATTTCTTCGGCCCTAATGCACCACAAGAGCAGGTGCAAGAGCGCCCATTTAGAGGCTTAGGCTCAGGCGTGATAATCGATGCTAATAAGGGCTATATCGTCACGAATAACCATGTGATTGATGGCGCGGATGAGATCTTAATCGGCCTGCATGACGGTCGTGAGGTTGAAGCAAAACTGATTGGTGCCGACGCTGAATCTGATATTGCACTGCTGCAGATAAAGGCTAAAAACTTAGTGGCGGTGAAGCGTGCCGATTCTGATGAGCTTAAAGTAGGTGACTTTGCTGTCGCTATCGGTAACCCCTTTGGCTTAGGTCAGACGGTCACATCAGGTATTGTCAGTGCAATGGGCCGCAGTGGTCTGGGCATAGAGATGCTTGAAAACTTTATTCAAACCGACGCAGCTATCAATAGTGGTAACTCTGGTGGCGCACTCGTCAACCTTAATGGCGACCTTATCGGTATCAACACAGCCATTGTTGCGCCTGGAGGCGGTAACGTAGGTATTGGATTTGCTATCCCAGCTAACATGGTCAACAACTTAGTCGATCAGATCATTGAACATGGCGAAGTACGCCGCGGCGTATTAGGCGTATCGGGCAGAGATCTCACCAGCGAACTTGCTCAAGCCTTCGGTCTCGATACCCAACATGGCGGGTTTGTCGATCAGGTGATGGAAGACAGCGCCGCTGAAGATGCAGGTATCAAAGCCGGCGACATTATCGTTAGTGTAAACGGACGCAAGATCAAAAGCTTCCAGGAGCTTCGAGCAAAAGTCGCCACGATGGGCGCTGGTGCTAAAGTCAAATTTGGCTTAATCCGCGATGGTGACTCCAAAACAGTATCGGCCACATTAGGTGAAGCGAGCCAAACCACAGAAGCTTCGGCAGGCGCTGTTCATCCTATGCTCGCAGGAGCTGCACTGGAAAATGGAGATGATGGTGTCGAAATCACCGATATTGCCCAAAATTCACCAGCCGCAGCTAGCGGGCTGCGTAAAGGAGACGTCATTGTCGGCGTAAACCGCAGCTCAA